One part of the Mesorhizobium sp. M4B.F.Ca.ET.058.02.1.1 genome encodes these proteins:
- a CDS encoding substrate-binding domain-containing protein gives MAISRRAFGLGLLGAAAAGTGGYLTLKDRPEFRGYLGNRAHLFGFIGGEKQAFLADPDVVRALGGYGLELDARVAGSVEMVRETALLSQKPQFLWPSSSIMVDLARKSGVAIRNDQVVLNSPIVIYTWGPVVEGLKKSGLVSVAAKGGYNQLDLKALLDAILAGKTWSDLGINELYGRARIVSTDPNRSNSGFMFAGLVLSLMSGDVATQELLAEHGEQAKAIFRSMGLKSSSSGKLFDQYIAGGLGAEPMVVGYENQLVEWALADPARWQRVQAGTGAKPEILYPRPTVYSAHPLIVIDPAVDALLDALSSPKLQELAWSKHGFRGPLGTVAGDADAIAGVRPAEIEAVLPMPSADVMLSLLAQLEG, from the coding sequence ATGGCCATTTCACGCCGCGCTTTCGGATTGGGACTGCTGGGTGCCGCCGCTGCCGGCACCGGCGGCTATCTGACGCTGAAGGACCGCCCCGAGTTCCGCGGTTATCTCGGCAACCGCGCGCATCTGTTCGGCTTCATCGGCGGCGAAAAGCAGGCCTTCCTCGCCGATCCCGATGTCGTCAGGGCGCTCGGCGGCTATGGGCTGGAGCTCGACGCGCGCGTCGCCGGCTCGGTCGAGATGGTGCGCGAAACGGCGCTGCTGTCGCAGAAGCCGCAATTCCTGTGGCCGTCCTCCTCGATCATGGTCGACCTCGCCCGCAAGAGCGGCGTGGCCATCCGCAACGACCAGGTCGTGCTAAACTCGCCGATCGTGATCTACACCTGGGGGCCGGTGGTCGAAGGCCTGAAGAAAAGCGGGCTGGTGAGCGTTGCCGCCAAGGGCGGCTACAACCAGCTCGATCTGAAGGCGCTGCTCGACGCCATCCTCGCCGGCAAGACATGGTCGGACCTTGGCATCAACGAACTCTACGGCCGGGCACGCATCGTCTCGACTGACCCCAATCGCTCGAACTCCGGCTTCATGTTCGCCGGCCTCGTGCTCAGCCTGATGAGCGGCGACGTGGCAACGCAGGAACTGCTTGCCGAGCATGGCGAGCAGGCGAAGGCGATCTTCCGCAGCATGGGACTCAAATCGTCCTCATCGGGCAAGCTGTTCGATCAGTACATCGCCGGCGGCCTCGGCGCCGAGCCGATGGTGGTGGGCTATGAGAACCAGCTGGTGGAATGGGCGCTCGCAGATCCGGCGCGCTGGCAGCGCGTGCAGGCAGGCACCGGCGCCAAGCCGGAAATCCTCTACCCGCGCCCAACCGTCTATTCGGCGCATCCGCTGATCGTCATCGATCCGGCGGTCGACGCGCTGCTCGATGCGCTGAGCAGCCCGAAGCTGCAGGAACTCGCCTGGTCGAAGCACGGTTTCCGCGGGCCGCTCGGAACCGTTGCCGGCGACGCCGACGCAATTGCCGGCGTGCGGCCGGCCGAGATCGAAGCAGTGCTGCCGATGCCTTCGGCCGATGTGATGCTGTCGCTGCTTGCCCAGCTGGAAGGCTGA
- the sthA gene encoding Si-specific NAD(P)(+) transhydrogenase encodes MDYDMLVIGSGPSGRRAAVQSAKLGKSVLVVDRGRRLGGVSVHTGTIPSKTLRETVLNLSGWRERGFYGRGYRVKQDISVTDLIERLHKTLDHEVEVLQHQFMRNGVKSARSTAKFLGPNKVSLTSDNGDYSEVGFANALIAVGTRPHRPRDVPFDKTRVFDSDEMLELNRLPRTLTVIGAGVIGVEYATIFSALDVPVTLVEPRNTILDFVDREIVDDFIHQMRDRGMTIRLGSTVKEITSKPDYAEVTLADGRTIRSEIVLYAAGRSGNLGSLGLDVVGIESDSRGRIKVDANTFQTSVPNIYATGDVIGFPSLASTSMEQGRVAACHAFGVTLPPPPETFPYGIYAVPEISTVGQSEEQVRESGAAYEVGVARFRETSRGHIMGVNSGFLKLLFSVETRRLLGAHIVGEGATELIHIGQAVINLGGTVDFFVNNTFNYPTLAEAYKIAGLDAWNRMGQG; translated from the coding sequence ATGGACTATGACATGCTGGTCATCGGCAGCGGGCCTTCGGGACGCCGCGCCGCGGTGCAGTCGGCCAAGCTTGGCAAGTCGGTGCTGGTGGTCGACAGGGGGCGTCGCCTCGGCGGCGTCTCGGTGCACACCGGCACCATCCCGTCGAAGACACTGCGCGAGACGGTGCTCAACCTTTCAGGCTGGCGCGAGCGTGGCTTCTACGGTCGCGGCTACCGGGTCAAGCAGGACATCTCGGTCACCGACCTCATCGAGCGGCTGCACAAGACGCTCGACCACGAGGTCGAGGTGCTGCAGCACCAGTTCATGCGCAACGGCGTCAAGAGCGCGCGTTCCACAGCGAAATTCCTCGGCCCCAACAAGGTCAGCCTGACGAGCGACAATGGCGATTACAGCGAGGTCGGTTTCGCCAATGCGCTGATCGCCGTCGGCACCAGACCGCACCGGCCGCGCGACGTACCGTTCGACAAGACCCGCGTCTTCGACAGCGACGAGATGCTGGAACTCAACCGGCTGCCGCGCACGCTGACCGTGATCGGCGCCGGCGTCATCGGCGTCGAGTACGCGACCATCTTTTCGGCCCTCGACGTGCCGGTGACGCTGGTCGAGCCGCGCAACACCATCCTCGATTTCGTCGACCGCGAGATCGTCGACGACTTCATCCACCAGATGCGCGATCGCGGCATGACGATCCGCCTCGGCAGCACGGTCAAGGAGATTACCTCCAAGCCCGATTATGCCGAGGTCACCCTTGCCGATGGCCGCACCATCCGCTCCGAGATCGTGCTTTATGCCGCCGGCCGCAGCGGCAATCTTGGCAGCCTCGGCCTCGACGTGGTCGGCATCGAGTCCGACTCCAGGGGCCGCATCAAGGTCGACGCGAACACGTTCCAGACCAGCGTGCCCAACATCTATGCCACCGGCGACGTCATTGGCTTCCCGAGCCTTGCCTCGACTTCGATGGAGCAGGGCAGGGTGGCCGCCTGTCATGCTTTCGGCGTCACCCTGCCGCCGCCGCCGGAAACCTTTCCCTATGGCATCTACGCCGTGCCCGAGATCTCCACGGTCGGCCAGTCGGAGGAGCAGGTGCGCGAGAGCGGCGCCGCCTACGAGGTCGGCGTGGCGCGCTTCCGCGAAACCTCGCGCGGCCACATCATGGGCGTGAATTCAGGCTTCCTGAAGCTGTTGTTCTCGGTCGAGACGCGCCGGCTGCTCGGCGCCCATATCGTCGGCGAGGGCGCCACCGAACTGATCCATATCGGCCAAGCGGTGATAAATCTCGGCGGCACGGTCGACTTCTTCGTCAACAATACCTTCAACTACCCGACCCTGGCCGAGGCCTACAAGATCGCCGGGCTCGATGCCTGGAACCGCATGGGGCAGGGATAG
- a CDS encoding RDD family protein: MNARVLDGEIITSRLDDVRAYDGVRTRRILACMIDYLVIGLLTIPFAILVFVFGLLTLGLGWMLFSVLVPAVAVLYIWNTLGSVDQATTGMKLMGIRLDRLDGSRIDGLTAVVHSVLFWAGNVILTPLVLLVTLFSDRKRTLHDLVLGTVVSRTDH; the protein is encoded by the coding sequence ATGAACGCGCGTGTACTTGACGGCGAAATCATCACCAGCAGGCTCGACGACGTGCGCGCCTATGACGGCGTGCGCACGCGGCGCATCCTGGCTTGCATGATCGACTACCTGGTCATCGGGCTGCTCACCATCCCGTTCGCGATCCTGGTGTTCGTCTTCGGACTGCTGACGCTCGGCCTTGGCTGGATGCTGTTTTCGGTGCTCGTGCCGGCGGTCGCCGTCCTCTACATCTGGAACACGCTGGGCAGCGTCGACCAGGCCACCACCGGCATGAAGCTGATGGGCATCCGGCTCGACCGCCTCGACGGCAGCCGCATAGATGGGCTGACCGCCGTCGTGCATTCGGTGCTGTTCTGGGCCGGCAACGTCATTCTGACGCCGCTGGTGCTCTTGGTGACGCTGTTTTCGGACCGCAAGCGCACGCTGCACGACCTGGTGCTTGGCACAGTGGTCAGCCGCACCGACCACTAA
- a CDS encoding arginyltransferase, producing MTQHPTQSPQFFLTAPSPCPYLEGQFERKVFTHLVGDKAPEMNDLLTQGGFRRSQNIAYRPACETCRACVSVRILAQEFTASRNMKRVIQHNADLVGAMHDAQPSTEQYSLFRAYLDARHRRGGMSDMTVLDYAMMVEDTHVDTKIIEYRRRGPDTFITGKGQGELIAVALTDKMADGLSMVYSYFNPDFEDRSLGTFMILDHIARARAMGLPHVYLGYWVNGSRKMSYKMRFMPQEHLGPKGWERYDHEAVTR from the coding sequence ATGACGCAGCATCCGACCCAGTCGCCGCAGTTCTTCCTGACCGCGCCGTCGCCGTGCCCGTATCTGGAGGGCCAGTTCGAGCGCAAGGTGTTTACCCACCTTGTCGGCGACAAGGCGCCCGAGATGAACGACCTGTTGACGCAAGGTGGCTTCCGGCGCTCGCAGAACATCGCTTACCGGCCCGCCTGCGAAACCTGCCGCGCCTGCGTGTCGGTGCGCATCCTGGCGCAGGAGTTCACCGCCAGCCGCAACATGAAGCGGGTGATCCAGCACAATGCCGACCTCGTCGGCGCCATGCACGACGCGCAGCCGTCGACCGAGCAGTATTCGCTGTTTCGCGCCTATCTCGACGCCCGCCACCGCCGCGGCGGCATGTCCGACATGACGGTGCTCGACTACGCCATGATGGTCGAGGACACGCATGTCGACACCAAGATCATCGAATACAGGCGGCGCGGCCCCGACACCTTCATCACCGGCAAGGGCCAGGGCGAGCTGATCGCGGTGGCGCTAACCGACAAGATGGCCGACGGTCTGTCGATGGTCTATTCCTACTTCAATCCGGACTTCGAGGACCGCTCGCTCGGCACCTTCATGATCCTCGACCATATCGCCCGAGCGAGAGCCATGGGCCTGCCCCATGTCTATCTCGGCTACTGGGTCAACGGCTCACGCAAGATGAGCTATAAAATGCGTTTCATGCCGCAGGAGCATCTCGGCCCGAAAGGCTGGGAACGCTACGACCACGAAGCGGTCACGCGCTGA
- a CDS encoding EamA family transporter has protein sequence MSSHHDHQKGLLLTAIGGLTLTVDIPLIRLAHGEAWTILLLRTGTTFLAGILIWTVWRSLSDRAPQLVPGRAGLAVATLYGLGSIAFITAVYNTSTADLVFILAFTTMFSALLSWLFLKERPRPLTLVALAVMILGVAIIVGDSIGSGYLFGDVMALCSALCVACAITISRASGKDMGFTSLIGVVLPFTVAAFMVWKTGFQVDAPWWIIFNGAVIMPVSFFCLANGPKYITGPEVAMFYLLETVLAPVWVWMIFAETPSRNSLIGGAMLIVTLVGHSLWQLHEGRKRRATLAVSHPV, from the coding sequence ATGTCCTCCCACCACGACCACCAGAAAGGCCTTCTGCTCACCGCCATTGGCGGCCTGACGCTGACCGTCGACATCCCGCTGATCCGGCTCGCCCATGGCGAGGCATGGACAATCCTGTTGCTGCGCACCGGCACAACTTTCCTTGCCGGGATTCTCATCTGGACGGTCTGGCGCTCGCTGAGCGACCGGGCGCCGCAACTCGTTCCCGGCCGGGCGGGGCTTGCGGTGGCGACGCTTTACGGGCTCGGCTCGATCGCCTTCATCACCGCCGTCTACAACACCTCGACCGCCGACCTCGTCTTCATCCTCGCCTTCACCACCATGTTCTCGGCGTTGCTGTCCTGGCTGTTCCTGAAAGAACGGCCACGGCCGCTGACGCTGGTGGCGCTGGCGGTGATGATCCTCGGCGTCGCCATCATCGTCGGCGACTCCATCGGCAGCGGATATCTGTTCGGCGACGTCATGGCCCTGTGCTCCGCGCTCTGCGTCGCCTGCGCGATCACCATCTCACGCGCCAGCGGCAAGGACATGGGCTTCACCTCGCTTATCGGCGTGGTGCTGCCCTTCACCGTCGCCGCCTTCATGGTCTGGAAGACCGGCTTTCAGGTGGATGCGCCGTGGTGGATCATCTTCAACGGCGCCGTGATCATGCCGGTCTCCTTCTTCTGCCTCGCCAACGGGCCGAAATACATCACAGGGCCGGAAGTGGCGATGTTCTACCTGTTGGAAACGGTGCTGGCGCCGGTCTGGGTCTGGATGATCTTCGCCGAGACCCCGTCGCGCAACAGCCTGATCGGCGGCGCGATGCTGATCGTGACGCTTGTCGGCCATTCGCTGTGGCAGTTGCATGAGGGGCGCAAGCGCCGCGCCACGCTGGCGGTCAGTCACCCGGTCTGA
- a CDS encoding AI-2E family transporter yields the protein MKQAEIQKPGQRLFGLSTPLRAAVIPPLSAARWLLVLIVAAGVYFFHGFLFPVLAALVIAFASWPLYRRLLTAVGGNRTIAATFAILFILTFLVVPIALAGTYAINELREWVGWAIETNRHGAVTPQWIATMPIIGEWLNEQWTTNLGHPGGIGELIQLVSGANIGSIYRGALAAGGSAFGLLLTLLFMMIALFFAYRDGEHFAAQVDRLGERILPTRWERISRVVPATISSTVTGMTIIAIGEGVVLGVAYWLAGVPSPVTLGALTGIMALIPGGAPLSFTLVSIYLAASGSLMAGLALFTWGAVELFIVDKTLRPKLVGGPIKLPFLPTFFGLIGGVKTMGFLGLFIGPVLMALLVAIWREWLREVELMDDSAATALAETKDGPPQIEIAAEKKKLQTG from the coding sequence TTGAAGCAGGCTGAGATCCAGAAACCGGGGCAGCGGCTGTTCGGCCTGTCGACGCCGCTCAGGGCCGCCGTCATCCCGCCGCTGTCGGCGGCGCGCTGGCTGCTGGTGCTGATCGTCGCCGCCGGCGTCTATTTCTTCCACGGTTTCCTGTTCCCGGTGCTGGCGGCGCTGGTCATCGCTTTCGCCAGCTGGCCGCTCTACCGGCGCCTGCTCACCGCCGTCGGCGGCAACCGCACGATTGCCGCAACCTTCGCCATCCTCTTCATCCTCACCTTCCTGGTGGTGCCGATCGCGCTTGCCGGCACCTACGCCATCAATGAGCTGCGCGAATGGGTCGGCTGGGCGATCGAGACCAACCGCCACGGCGCGGTGACGCCGCAATGGATCGCCACCATGCCCATTATCGGTGAGTGGCTGAACGAGCAGTGGACGACCAATCTCGGCCATCCCGGCGGCATCGGCGAGCTGATCCAATTGGTCAGCGGCGCCAATATCGGCAGTATCTATCGCGGCGCGCTCGCCGCCGGCGGCAGCGCCTTCGGCCTGCTTTTGACGCTGCTGTTCATGATGATCGCGCTGTTCTTCGCCTATCGCGATGGCGAACATTTCGCCGCGCAGGTCGACCGCCTCGGCGAGCGCATCCTGCCGACCCGCTGGGAGCGGATCTCGCGCGTGGTGCCGGCGACGATCTCGTCCACCGTCACCGGCATGACCATCATCGCCATCGGCGAAGGAGTGGTGCTCGGCGTCGCCTACTGGCTGGCCGGCGTGCCGTCGCCGGTGACGCTTGGCGCATTGACCGGCATCATGGCGCTGATCCCCGGCGGCGCACCGCTCTCCTTCACCCTGGTGTCGATCTACCTTGCCGCCAGCGGCTCTCTGATGGCGGGGCTGGCGCTGTTCACCTGGGGCGCGGTCGAGCTCTTCATCGTCGACAAGACGCTGCGCCCCAAGCTGGTTGGCGGGCCGATCAAATTGCCTTTCCTGCCGACCTTTTTCGGCCTGATCGGCGGCGTCAAGACAATGGGCTTCCTCGGCCTGTTCATCGGCCCCGTGCTGATGGCGCTCCTGGTCGCGATCTGGCGCGAGTGGCTGCGCGAGGTCGAGCTGATGGACGATTCCGCCGCCACGGCGCTTGCGGAGACCAAGGACGGCCCGCCGCAGATCGAGATCGCCGCCGAAAAGAAGAAGCTTCAGACCGGGTGA
- the parC gene encoding DNA topoisomerase IV subunit A, with amino-acid sequence MGKRLLPPSDGGGDHIEPVDLKKALEERYLAYALSTIMHRALPDVRDGLKPVHRRIMHAMRLLRLNPDQGFAKCARIVGEVMGKFHPHGDQSIYDALVRLAQDFSMRYPLVDGQGNFGNIDGDNAAAMRYTEARMTDVATELLAGITEDAVDYRPTYNEEDEEPVVLPGAFPNLLANGSSGIAVGMATSIPPHNAAELCDAALHLIENPDAPVTALMDFVQGPDFPTGGIIVDSRASILEAYETGRGGFRVRAKWGQEDQGRGTWSIVVTEIPYGVQKARLIEKIAELLMARKLPLLEDIRDESAEDIRIVLVPKSRSVDPGILMESLFKLTELESRFPLNMNVLSRGKVPNVLSLKGVLKEWLEHRRDVLIRRSKHRLGEIEKRLEILAGYLIAYLNIDEVIRIIREEDEPKQVMMARWSLTDTQAEAILNMRLRALRKLEEIEIRKEFDGLTAEKKQIEALLASNAKQWATITWEVTSIRDKFGPETELGRRRTQFADAPEHDLTDIAHAMIEREPVTVVVSEKGWLRAMKGHLTDHSQFTFKEGDSLKLAFHAQTTDKILVFTTGGKFYTIGADRLPGGRGHGEPIRIIVDMENDQDIVTAFVHDPKRKLLLVSYDANGFIVPEEEVVANTRKGKQVMNVKAPDEAKRCIPLSGDHLAIVGENRKMLVFPLAEIPEMARGKGVRLQKYKDGGVLDIKPFTLETGLSWQDSADRTFTRSREELAEWIGARAAAGRMVPKGFPRTGKFG; translated from the coding sequence ATGGGAAAAAGGCTTTTGCCGCCTTCGGATGGCGGCGGTGACCATATCGAACCGGTCGATCTGAAGAAGGCGCTCGAGGAGCGCTATCTCGCCTATGCGCTGTCGACCATCATGCACCGGGCATTGCCGGATGTGCGCGACGGGCTGAAGCCCGTCCATCGCCGCATCATGCATGCCATGCGGCTGCTGAGACTCAACCCCGACCAGGGCTTCGCTAAATGCGCGCGTATCGTCGGCGAGGTGATGGGCAAGTTTCATCCGCATGGCGACCAGTCGATCTATGACGCGCTGGTGAGGCTGGCGCAGGATTTCTCGATGCGCTACCCGCTCGTCGACGGGCAGGGTAATTTCGGCAATATCGACGGCGATAACGCCGCCGCCATGCGCTACACCGAAGCGCGCATGACCGATGTGGCGACGGAGCTGCTCGCCGGCATCACCGAGGATGCCGTCGACTACCGCCCGACCTACAATGAGGAGGACGAGGAGCCGGTCGTGCTGCCCGGCGCCTTCCCCAACCTGCTCGCCAACGGCTCGTCCGGCATTGCAGTCGGCATGGCGACCTCGATCCCGCCGCACAATGCCGCCGAGCTCTGCGACGCGGCGTTGCATCTGATCGAGAATCCCGACGCGCCGGTGACCGCGCTGATGGACTTCGTCCAGGGCCCGGATTTCCCGACCGGCGGCATCATCGTCGATAGCCGCGCATCGATCCTCGAAGCCTATGAAACCGGCCGCGGCGGCTTCCGCGTCAGGGCGAAATGGGGCCAGGAGGACCAGGGCAGGGGCACCTGGAGCATCGTCGTCACCGAGATCCCCTATGGTGTCCAGAAGGCCAGGCTGATCGAGAAGATCGCCGAGCTTCTGATGGCGCGCAAATTGCCGCTGCTCGAAGACATCCGCGACGAGAGCGCCGAGGATATCCGCATCGTGCTGGTGCCGAAGAGCCGCAGCGTCGATCCCGGCATTCTGATGGAATCGCTGTTCAAGCTGACCGAGCTCGAAAGCCGCTTCCCGCTCAACATGAACGTGCTGTCGCGCGGCAAGGTGCCGAACGTGCTGTCGCTGAAGGGCGTGCTCAAGGAATGGCTGGAGCATCGCCGCGACGTACTCATCCGCCGCTCGAAGCACCGCCTCGGCGAGATCGAGAAGCGCCTCGAGATTCTCGCCGGCTATCTGATCGCCTACCTCAACATCGACGAGGTGATCAGGATCATCCGCGAGGAGGATGAGCCCAAGCAGGTGATGATGGCCCGCTGGTCGCTCACCGACACCCAGGCCGAAGCCATCCTCAACATGCGCCTGCGCGCCTTGCGCAAGCTGGAAGAGATCGAGATCCGCAAGGAGTTCGACGGGCTCACCGCCGAGAAGAAGCAGATCGAGGCGCTGCTGGCGTCCAACGCCAAGCAGTGGGCGACGATCACGTGGGAAGTCACCAGCATCCGCGACAAGTTCGGGCCCGAGACCGAGCTCGGCAGGCGCCGCACCCAGTTCGCCGACGCGCCCGAGCACGACCTGACCGACATCGCGCACGCCATGATCGAGCGCGAGCCGGTCACCGTCGTCGTCTCCGAGAAGGGATGGCTGCGGGCGATGAAGGGTCATCTGACCGACCATTCGCAGTTCACCTTCAAGGAAGGCGACAGCCTCAAGCTAGCCTTCCACGCCCAGACCACCGACAAGATCCTGGTCTTCACCACCGGCGGCAAGTTCTACACCATCGGCGCCGACCGGCTGCCGGGCGGGCGCGGCCATGGCGAGCCGATCCGCATCATCGTCGACATGGAGAACGACCAGGACATCGTCACCGCATTCGTCCACGATCCGAAGCGCAAGCTGCTTCTGGTTTCCTACGACGCCAACGGCTTCATCGTTCCGGAGGAAGAGGTCGTCGCCAACACCCGCAAGGGCAAGCAGGTGATGAACGTCAAGGCGCCCGACGAGGCCAAGCGCTGCATTCCGCTCTCAGGCGACCACCTCGCCATCGTCGGCGAGAACCGCAAGATGCTGGTGTTCCCGCTTGCCGAGATCCCGGAGATGGCGCGCGGCAAGGGCGTGCGCTTGCAGAAATACAAGGATGGCGGCGTCCTGGACATCAAGCCGTTCACGCTGGAGACAGGTCTGTCGTGGCAGGATTCGGCCGACCGCACCTTCACCCGCTCGCGCGAGGAACTGGCCGAATGGATCGGCGCCCGCGCCGCCGCCGGCCGCATGGTGCCGAAGGGTTTCCCGAGGACGGGGAAGTTCGGGTAG
- the aspS gene encoding aspartate--tRNA ligase, with protein sequence MHRYRSHTCAQLRKSDVGNSVRLSGWVHRVRDHGGLLFIDLRDHYGLTQIVADPDSPAFKIAETVRGEWVIRVDGEVKARLPETVNANLPTGEIEIFAREIEVLSAAKELPLPVFGEPDYPEDIRLKYRFLDLRRETLHRNIVARTKVIAEMRKRMGEVGFTEFSTPILTASSPEGARDFLVPSRIHPGTFYALPQAPQQYKQLIMVSGFDRYFQIAPCFRDEDPRADRLPGEFYQLDLEMSFVEQDDVLSTMEPVLREVFESFAAGKPVTQKFRRIPYDEAMRTYGTDKPDLRNPIEMQAVSDHFRESGFKVFANILANDPKAEVWAIPAKTGGSRAFCDRMNSWAQGEGQPGLGYIFWRKEGDKLEGAGPIAKNIGEVRTEAVRQQLGLADGDAAFFVAGDPKKFVSFAGAARTRAGEELNLVDRDRFELCWIVDFPFFEWNEEEKKIDFAHNPFSMPQGGIEALGGEDLLGIKAFQYDMVCNGFEIASGGIRNHLPETMVKAFETVGLDRATVEERFGGLYRAFQYGAPPHGGMAAGIDRIVMLLVGAKNLREVTMFPMNQQAYDLLMNAPAEATPQQLRELSLRVAVAKKD encoded by the coding sequence ATGCATCGTTACCGCAGCCATACCTGTGCCCAATTGAGAAAGAGCGACGTCGGAAATTCCGTTCGGCTGTCGGGCTGGGTGCATCGCGTGCGCGACCATGGCGGCCTACTGTTCATCGACCTGCGCGACCATTACGGCCTGACCCAGATCGTCGCCGATCCGGATTCGCCGGCCTTCAAGATCGCCGAGACCGTGCGCGGCGAATGGGTCATCCGCGTCGACGGCGAGGTCAAGGCGCGCCTGCCGGAGACGGTGAACGCCAACCTGCCGACCGGCGAGATCGAGATTTTCGCGCGCGAGATCGAGGTGCTGTCGGCGGCCAAGGAACTGCCGCTGCCGGTGTTCGGCGAGCCTGACTACCCGGAAGACATCCGCCTTAAATACCGCTTCCTCGACCTGCGCCGCGAGACGCTGCACAGGAACATCGTGGCGCGCACAAAGGTCATCGCCGAGATGCGCAAGCGCATGGGCGAGGTCGGCTTCACCGAATTCTCGACGCCGATCCTGACCGCGTCCTCGCCCGAAGGCGCGCGCGACTTCCTGGTGCCGTCGCGCATCCATCCCGGCACCTTCTACGCCCTGCCGCAGGCGCCGCAGCAGTACAAGCAGCTGATCATGGTCTCGGGCTTCGACCGCTATTTCCAGATCGCGCCGTGCTTCCGCGACGAGGATCCGCGCGCCGACCGTCTGCCCGGCGAATTCTACCAGCTCGACCTCGAAATGAGCTTCGTCGAGCAGGACGATGTGCTGTCGACCATGGAGCCGGTGCTTCGCGAAGTGTTCGAGAGCTTCGCCGCCGGCAAGCCGGTGACGCAGAAATTCCGCCGCATCCCCTATGACGAGGCGATGCGCACCTACGGCACCGACAAGCCGGACCTGCGCAACCCGATCGAGATGCAGGCCGTATCGGATCATTTCCGCGAGTCCGGCTTCAAGGTGTTCGCCAACATCCTGGCCAATGATCCGAAGGCCGAGGTCTGGGCCATTCCGGCCAAGACCGGCGGCAGCCGCGCCTTCTGCGACCGCATGAATTCGTGGGCGCAGGGCGAGGGCCAGCCGGGCCTCGGCTACATCTTCTGGCGCAAGGAAGGCGACAAGCTCGAAGGCGCCGGTCCGATCGCCAAGAACATCGGCGAGGTGCGCACCGAGGCGGTCCGCCAGCAGCTTGGCTTGGCCGACGGCGACGCCGCCTTCTTCGTCGCCGGCGACCCGAAGAAATTCGTCTCCTTCGCCGGTGCCGCGCGCACCCGCGCCGGCGAGGAACTGAACCTCGTCGACCGCGACCGTTTCGAGCTTTGCTGGATCGTCGACTTCCCGTTCTTCGAATGGAACGAGGAAGAGAAGAAGATCGACTTCGCCCACAATCCGTTCTCCATGCCGCAGGGCGGCATCGAGGCGCTGGGCGGCGAGGATCTGCTCGGCATCAAGGCGTTCCAGTACGACATGGTCTGCAACGGCTTCGAGATCGCCTCCGGCGGCATCCGCAACCATCTGCCGGAGACCATGGTCAAGGCCTTCGAGACGGTCGGACTCGACCGCGCCACCGTCGAGGAGCGCTTCGGCGGCCTCTATCGCGCCTTCCAGTATGGTGCGCCGCCGCATGGCGGCATGGCGGCCGGCATCGACCGCATCGTGATGCTCTTGGTCGGCGCCAAGAACCTGCGCGAGGTCACCATGTTCCCGATGAACCAGCAGGCCTACGACCTTCTGATGAACGCGCCCGCGGAAGCCACGCCGCAGCAATTGCGCGAACTGTCGCTGCGCGTCGCCGTGGCAAAGAAGGACTGA
- a CDS encoding DUF1059 domain-containing protein, with protein sequence MEACPGRFTAESAEEVMQHVELHAKSAHGEDPSQWSTEDRQQLQAMMIAS encoded by the coding sequence ATGGAAGCCTGTCCGGGGAGGTTTACGGCAGAAAGCGCGGAAGAAGTCATGCAGCACGTTGAGCTTCACGCGAAGTCCGCGCATGGGGAAGACCCAAGCCAGTGGTCCACAGAGGATCGGCAACAACTACAAGCGATGATGATCGCCAGCTAG